The following proteins are co-located in the Wenzhouxiangella marina genome:
- a CDS encoding phospholipase effector Tle1 domain-containing protein, with translation MAFETNVLGNLLVRYDHGPDRLLAETQGIDTRTWLTDALRTPVKRLTEAGSTYSVTRYDEYGQVEEETSPDTPRFGFTGHQRGPDGAPDLYYAQQRWYNSATGRFISEDPLWGEPKMPMSRHRYLYAYANPGVYVDPDGRVGIFNDGTDQDAFYPLTINDRAITNVGKLRKLYQGVALYRSGIGTEDGEWLCRMTGCGLEERVDWAYQRIVEIYNDPDSTEEDRRIDIFGFSRGAAVSMALVQKLSLEGIPVTRRQQIYTDRHRWETVEWTENVEANIRFVGLFDTVAARGLATTPDTLFDKLHIFLPNAPTDRLRVRWSQVGGQVRQAASAQEYRNTFDLISLRSCDGCPLPSNVQEEFFLGAHSNVGGGYGISDGGNPLATYSLSYMYREALALGVPLAQDPSVGDAIEGMHEKFFELIDAAHDSRFPVDRFLGRISRSIYFGGASGEPVEFTAFEMLQKAVESAERIDPLFIHEDEGAEP, from the coding sequence ATGGCCTTCGAGACCAACGTGCTCGGCAACCTGCTGGTCCGCTATGACCACGGCCCCGATCGCCTGCTGGCCGAAACCCAGGGCATCGACACCCGCACCTGGCTGACCGATGCCCTGCGCACCCCGGTGAAGCGCCTGACCGAAGCCGGCAGCACCTACTCGGTCACCCGCTACGACGAATACGGCCAGGTCGAAGAAGAAACCTCCCCGGACACCCCGCGCTTCGGGTTTACCGGCCACCAGCGCGGCCCCGACGGCGCCCCGGACCTCTATTACGCCCAGCAGCGCTGGTACAACTCGGCCACCGGGCGATTCATCAGCGAAGACCCGCTGTGGGGCGAGCCGAAGATGCCGATGAGCCGGCATCGGTATTTGTATGCGTATGCGAATCCGGGGGTTTATGTGGATCCGGATGGGCGGGTTGGGATATTCAATGATGGAACTGATCAGGATGCTTTTTATCCCTTGACCATCAATGATAGAGCGATAACCAATGTGGGCAAGTTGAGAAAGCTGTATCAGGGGGTGGCTTTGTATCGTAGTGGGATTGGAACCGAGGATGGGGAGTGGCTTTGCAGAATGACCGGCTGTGGTCTCGAAGAACGTGTCGATTGGGCGTATCAGCGGATTGTTGAGATTTACAACGATCCCGATTCAACCGAGGAAGACCGGCGGATTGACATTTTCGGGTTTAGCAGGGGAGCCGCTGTGTCAATGGCGCTGGTTCAAAAATTATCTCTTGAAGGTATACCTGTAACTAGGCGGCAGCAAATATACACAGACCGGCACCGTTGGGAGACGGTCGAGTGGACTGAAAACGTTGAAGCTAATATCCGGTTTGTTGGATTGTTTGACACCGTCGCCGCTAGAGGACTTGCAACAACCCCGGATACACTTTTCGATAAGCTGCATATTTTCCTTCCGAATGCGCCGACAGATCGTCTACGAGTAAGGTGGTCGCAGGTTGGAGGTCAGGTGCGGCAGGCTGCTTCTGCGCAAGAATATAGAAATACATTCGACTTGATTTCGCTTCGCTCGTGTGACGGTTGTCCTCTTCCTAGCAACGTACAAGAGGAATTTTTTCTAGGAGCACATAGTAACGTTGGTGGTGGGTATGGGATTAGTGATGGTGGGAATCCGTTAGCTACTTATTCACTTTCCTATATGTATCGGGAAGCGTTGGCCCTCGGGGTGCCGCTGGCCCAAGATCCCTCGGTAGGAGATGCTATTGAGGGGATGCATGAAAAGTTTTTCGAACTGATCGATGCTGCACATGACTCGAGATTCCCCGTTGACAGGTTTTTGGGGAGAATCAGCCGGAGTATTTATTTTGGTGGTGCTTCGGGAGAACCAGTCGAGTTCACGGCATTTGAAATGCTACAGAAGGCCGTCGAGTCGGCAGAACGCATTGACCCTCTTTTTATTCACGAAGATGAGGGTGCAGAGCCTTAG
- a CDS encoding GlsB/YeaQ/YmgE family stress response membrane protein, whose protein sequence is MEGILIWLIVGGIAGWLAGLIVKGGGQGILINIVVGIIGAVIGGWVFGQLGVAIGSGLINAIITAVVGAVILLLLIGLIRGKR, encoded by the coding sequence ATGGAAGGCATTCTGATCTGGTTGATCGTCGGCGGCATCGCCGGCTGGCTCGCAGGGCTGATCGTCAAGGGCGGCGGTCAGGGCATTCTCATCAACATCGTCGTCGGCATCATCGGCGCCGTCATCGGCGGCTGGGTCTTCGGCCAGCTCGGCGTGGCCATCGGCTCCGGCCTCATCAACGCCATCATCACCGCTGTGGTCGGTGCGGTCATCCTGCTACTGTTGATCGGACTGATACGCGGGAAGCGTTGA
- a CDS encoding DNA-3-methyladenine glycosylase family protein produces the protein MRTRETAQDFQLTRAHLESALDEIARRDPHIAKALEAVGYPEERRRGGPSFEHFLRIIVGQQLSVKAAATIFGRVETALDGDFQPERILAMNDEELRAMGLSRQKIGYARSLSEAVLDGQLNPAELASLPDEEIVERITRVKGFGRWSAEMFLLFSLGRPDVWPADDLAIQAGLHRLKGLPERPNRKETDALGEAWRPYRGAVAVFIWHYYSNAPLP, from the coding sequence ATGCGCACCCGCGAAACCGCCCAGGATTTCCAGTTGACCCGAGCCCACCTCGAGTCGGCCTTGGACGAAATCGCCCGACGGGACCCCCATATTGCGAAGGCCCTGGAGGCTGTCGGCTACCCCGAGGAGCGCCGACGCGGCGGGCCGAGCTTCGAGCATTTCCTCCGGATCATCGTCGGCCAGCAGCTGTCGGTCAAAGCCGCGGCGACGATCTTCGGTCGCGTCGAGACGGCCCTCGACGGCGATTTCCAGCCCGAGCGCATCCTTGCGATGAACGATGAGGAACTGCGCGCTATGGGCCTGTCGCGACAGAAGATCGGCTATGCCCGCAGCCTCTCCGAAGCGGTGCTCGACGGCCAGCTGAACCCCGCCGAACTCGCGTCCCTGCCGGACGAGGAGATCGTCGAGCGGATCACTCGGGTCAAGGGCTTCGGACGTTGGAGCGCGGAGATGTTCCTGCTCTTCTCGCTCGGCCGCCCCGATGTCTGGCCGGCCGACGATCTCGCGATCCAGGCCGGCCTGCACCGGCTCAAAGGCCTGCCCGAACGCCCGAATCGCAAGGAGACCGATGCACTCGGCGAGGCCTGGCGACCCTATCGGGGCGCCGTGGCCGTGTTCATCTGGCACTACTACTCGAACGCGCCTCTGCCCTGA
- a CDS encoding DUF6122 family protein, whose product MLHIALHFIVPLLLALAFYRPRWRQAFLVLIATMLVDVDHLLADPIYDPDRCSIGFHPLHTWPAIVIYGLLFLLPFLHARLSAGRKPMSGSARTLHLVGAGLLIHMALDWIDCLV is encoded by the coding sequence ATGCTGCATATCGCCCTTCATTTCATCGTCCCGCTGCTCTTGGCGCTGGCTTTCTACCGGCCGCGCTGGCGCCAGGCCTTCCTGGTGCTGATCGCGACCATGCTGGTCGATGTCGATCATCTGCTCGCCGACCCGATCTACGATCCCGACCGCTGCTCGATCGGTTTCCACCCGCTGCATACCTGGCCGGCGATCGTGATCTATGGCCTGTTGTTCCTGCTGCCCTTTCTACACGCCCGCCTGTCGGCGGGGCGTAAGCCCATGTCCGGGTCGGCTCGAACCCTGCATCTCGTGGGCGCTGGCCTGCTGATCCACATGGCTCTGGACTGGATCGATTGTCTGGTCTGA
- a CDS encoding hydroxymethylglutaryl-CoA synthase encodes MRPTSVGIDAMAFHGPECYVDMEDLAEARGVAPAKFTQGIGQRQMAVVTPCEDTVTMAAQAGRRALQAFDIDPDEIGTLIVGTETGVDHSKPVAVYVHELLGLPTSCRTFETKHACYGAMAGLTSAADWIQAGRARGRKALIIASDIARYGLGTPGEPTQGAGAVAMVVSPDPRLITFDPEIEGDYTRQVMDFWRPLYSKYAFADGHYSIDCYLDALESCWHDAVGKAGGSHEAFALSVLDACFYHVPFTRMAKKAHHRHWETELGRAIERDSEDGARVEDSYRQRVEPWLSLNADVGNIYTGSLFLCLIDYLRQATSEREGRPISLFSYGSGCGAALSIARVSEGAARFHRAIDPGGQLAARRRLNVEEYEEIFRACEESDRNDGERIDPARWGLTGGLHYVGTADHRRRYTK; translated from the coding sequence ATGCGACCCACCTCCGTTGGCATCGATGCCATGGCCTTTCATGGCCCCGAATGCTACGTCGACATGGAAGACCTGGCCGAGGCCCGTGGCGTGGCGCCAGCGAAGTTCACCCAGGGCATCGGTCAGCGGCAGATGGCGGTGGTCACCCCCTGCGAGGACACGGTCACGATGGCCGCCCAGGCCGGGCGCCGGGCCTTGCAGGCGTTTGATATCGACCCGGACGAGATCGGCACCCTGATCGTCGGCACGGAAACCGGCGTCGATCATTCCAAGCCGGTGGCGGTCTATGTGCATGAACTGCTGGGCCTGCCGACGAGTTGCCGCACCTTCGAGACCAAACACGCCTGCTACGGCGCGATGGCCGGCCTGACTTCGGCGGCCGACTGGATCCAGGCGGGCCGGGCACGAGGCCGCAAGGCCCTCATCATCGCCTCGGACATTGCCCGCTATGGCCTCGGCACGCCCGGCGAACCGACCCAGGGTGCCGGCGCGGTGGCCATGGTGGTCTCGCCCGATCCGAGATTGATCACCTTCGACCCCGAGATCGAGGGCGACTACACGCGTCAGGTGATGGACTTCTGGCGTCCCCTGTATTCGAAGTACGCTTTCGCGGACGGGCATTACTCCATCGACTGCTACCTGGACGCACTCGAAAGCTGCTGGCACGATGCCGTCGGCAAGGCCGGCGGAAGCCACGAGGCCTTTGCCCTGTCGGTCCTGGATGCCTGCTTCTACCACGTGCCGTTCACGCGGATGGCGAAGAAGGCGCACCACCGGCATTGGGAGACCGAGCTGGGGCGAGCGATCGAACGCGACTCGGAGGATGGGGCGCGAGTCGAGGACAGCTATCGCCAGCGCGTCGAGCCCTGGTTGTCACTCAATGCCGATGTGGGCAACATCTACACCGGTTCCCTGTTCCTGTGCCTGATCGACTACCTGCGCCAGGCCACGAGCGAGCGCGAGGGCCGACCGATCAGCCTGTTCTCCTATGGCAGCGGCTGCGGCGCGGCTCTGTCCATTGCCCGGGTCAGCGAAGGCGCGGCTCGTTTCCATCGGGCCATCGACCCAGGTGGACAACTCGCCGCTCGCCGGCGCCTGAATGTCGAGGAATACGAGGAAATTTTCAGAGCCTGTGAAGAGTCCGATCGAAACGACGGTGAGCGGATCGATCCAGCACGCTGGGGATTGACCGGCGGATTGCACTACGTCGGCACCGCGGACCATCGGCGGCGCTACACGAAGTAA
- a CDS encoding MbtH family protein, which yields MQKSMVLVFMLLALVAGSLQANWEDQDANQIYKVIINHEEQYSIWPADRENPAGWRDAGFSGVKQDCLNYIERVWTDMRPLSQRRPGGG from the coding sequence ATGCAGAAGTCGATGGTTCTGGTCTTCATGCTGCTGGCGCTCGTCGCCGGTTCGCTTCAGGCCAATTGGGAAGACCAGGACGCGAACCAGATCTACAAGGTGATCATCAATCACGAGGAGCAGTACAGCATCTGGCCCGCCGACCGAGAGAATCCTGCCGGCTGGAGAGACGCCGGGTTCTCGGGCGTCAAGCAGGACTGTCTGAACTACATCGAGCGGGTCTGGACCGACATGCGCCCCCTTTCCCAGCGGCGACCCGGCGGAGGCTGA
- a CDS encoding tetratricopeptide repeat protein encodes MPRLFPGLNMAQLRRYKLGQIEIDELARRIRSDDSEVAVEPKVFDLLVHFAHRPGQVLRHQELLEAVWGRSIASDAVVSQAIFKLRKLLSGEGRLPDALVTLRGVGFRLDAEPEALENPLDAQTDDRSTRFLDWRIALPLALLIASVLVWWQTWQLAEQAPPRIALLDIENATGDNGLDWVEAGATAMLSEQLTRRGIEVVSARELARLESARQGASTPVAAAATAGASQVFAPRLVRDGSGYRLELASLEDGQSAQLELTGSGPASLSLAMADMLAEELRAPLPPPAGGLGLNSPFLDEAYARAYHHSLTGNHEEAIRLYEAILAEQPEAHWASYHLSIAVNRTGDVDRARALLESLLERPLADAWLAAAVRSSLGNQAWYAGDYTLAERYYQQAQQRFSENNLLGGVASTLGNLGMLALSQGDFDSGRQNAERALEIYRNQGNWVQTARVLHNIGYSYFDQGLYEQALERLDAAYSIRIEHGLLDQAANTRAVIAEIAIEQGRFEEGQRLLEQSLADFQVTGNERRRGQTLDDLADVALRRGHFHRARDYGLEALALANGRDEPTSAASASMTVGRAMHALGDFLGAEEHYRRAGEKWAQVDNEAGQLSSLGERARLALDRGNDEHPRALALIEAMGERAEQLDDHRYRLFHRSLRAQWSIVQGRADDITDDLDMILGDAGERDALRAVLIAEVAERLYQAAPNHEQMTRIWPVMKDWAPRLFPAARLLYLAAESSEECRSAIQALRQLRGPDWQQDLAPSLNCPVS; translated from the coding sequence ATGCCGCGTTTGTTTCCGGGCTTGAACATGGCGCAGCTTCGCCGCTACAAACTGGGGCAGATCGAGATCGATGAGCTCGCTCGGCGCATTCGCTCGGACGATAGCGAGGTCGCGGTCGAACCGAAGGTGTTCGATCTACTCGTCCATTTCGCGCATCGCCCCGGTCAGGTGCTTCGCCACCAGGAGCTGCTCGAGGCCGTCTGGGGTCGGAGCATCGCCAGCGACGCCGTGGTCTCGCAGGCCATCTTCAAGCTTCGAAAACTGCTGAGCGGAGAAGGCCGACTACCCGATGCGCTGGTCACGCTGCGGGGCGTCGGCTTCCGGCTGGATGCCGAGCCAGAAGCCCTCGAAAACCCGCTCGATGCGCAGACCGACGATCGATCGACGCGATTCCTCGACTGGCGGATCGCCCTCCCCCTGGCGCTGCTGATCGCCAGTGTGCTGGTCTGGTGGCAGACCTGGCAGCTGGCCGAGCAAGCCCCTCCGCGAATCGCCCTCCTGGACATCGAGAATGCCACCGGCGACAACGGTCTCGACTGGGTCGAGGCCGGCGCCACGGCCATGCTCAGCGAGCAACTGACCCGGCGCGGCATCGAAGTGGTCTCGGCCAGGGAACTGGCTCGCCTCGAGTCCGCCCGCCAGGGAGCCTCGACCCCTGTCGCTGCCGCCGCGACGGCGGGCGCCTCGCAGGTCTTCGCACCGCGCCTGGTTCGGGACGGCAGCGGCTACCGTCTCGAGCTGGCCAGCCTGGAGGACGGCCAGTCGGCCCAGCTCGAATTGACCGGCAGCGGCCCGGCCAGCCTGTCCCTGGCCATGGCCGACATGCTCGCCGAGGAACTGCGAGCGCCACTGCCGCCGCCGGCCGGCGGATTGGGCCTGAACAGTCCGTTCCTCGATGAAGCCTATGCCCGCGCCTATCACCATAGCCTGACCGGAAACCACGAGGAAGCCATCCGGCTCTACGAGGCCATCCTCGCCGAGCAACCCGAGGCCCATTGGGCCAGCTATCACCTCAGCATCGCGGTCAACCGTACCGGGGACGTCGACCGCGCCCGCGCCTTGCTGGAATCCCTGCTCGAACGCCCCCTGGCCGATGCCTGGCTGGCCGCGGCCGTTCGCTCGTCCCTGGGCAACCAGGCCTGGTACGCTGGAGACTACACCCTGGCCGAGCGCTACTATCAGCAGGCTCAGCAGCGCTTTTCCGAAAACAATCTGCTGGGCGGCGTCGCCTCCACGCTTGGCAACCTGGGCATGCTCGCGCTGTCGCAGGGCGATTTCGACTCAGGCCGCCAGAACGCGGAACGGGCGCTGGAGATCTATCGGAATCAGGGCAATTGGGTGCAGACCGCCCGCGTGCTGCACAACATCGGCTACTCCTATTTCGATCAAGGCCTGTACGAGCAGGCCCTCGAGCGACTGGACGCCGCCTACTCCATCCGCATCGAACACGGCCTCCTGGATCAGGCGGCCAATACGCGCGCGGTGATTGCCGAGATCGCCATCGAACAGGGCCGCTTCGAAGAAGGTCAACGCCTGCTCGAGCAGTCCCTGGCCGATTTCCAGGTCACGGGCAACGAGCGCCGCCGAGGGCAGACCCTGGATGATCTGGCCGACGTGGCCCTTCGACGAGGCCATTTCCATCGGGCTCGGGACTACGGCCTCGAGGCTCTGGCGCTGGCCAACGGGCGCGACGAACCGACCAGTGCAGCCAGCGCCTCGATGACCGTCGGCCGGGCGATGCACGCCCTCGGCGATTTCCTGGGCGCCGAAGAACACTATCGCCGGGCCGGGGAGAAATGGGCGCAGGTCGACAATGAAGCCGGTCAGCTGTCGAGCCTGGGCGAACGCGCTCGCCTGGCCCTGGATCGCGGGAACGATGAGCATCCTCGGGCACTGGCGCTGATCGAGGCCATGGGCGAGCGCGCGGAGCAACTGGACGATCATCGCTACCGCCTCTTTCACCGATCCCTGCGCGCCCAGTGGTCGATCGTTCAGGGTCGGGCCGACGACATCACCGACGACCTGGACATGATCCTCGGTGATGCCGGCGAACGCGATGCCCTGCGAGCGGTGCTGATCGCGGAGGTGGCCGAGCGCCTCTATCAGGCCGCGCCCAATCACGAACAGATGACCCGGATCTGGCCCGTGATGAAGGACTGGGCGCCCCGCCTGTTCCCGGCGGCCCGCCTGCTCTATCTCGCCGCTGAGTCCAGTGAAGAATGTCGCTCCGCCATCCAGGCGCTCAGGCAGTTGCGTGGCCCTGACTGGCAGCAGGATCTGGCACCTTCCCTGAACTGTCCCGTGAGCTGA
- a CDS encoding tail fiber domain-containing protein, translated as MFNSKRSFDHHGHRMPGARHLLVCLVALCLALPIQAGLPANETLNYQGRLLDNGAPFTGSVDMNFEIWTQQTGGTMVSSQSVTGVAVANGLFQVELLFGTVPWGDGLWLEVEADGITLTPRQRVAAAPLALHALNGGGFWELDGGILSYDDTVAINSNATEALIVDGGVVGISATADGNAVFGQTANGIAVQGVATGTAAQNYGLYGTSFSDAGFGVYATNIDPLGTAMRAEGFVGLNAEADSTGVFARGDDNGVYGESPNVGLFGAASNANGYGGYFAGVPGSKSYFAHPVGIDVLTPGAMLEINGPGVNGNGRALRISVNDDEKLIVGALGTSIYDPVFLDGTLTITTFATGGGIDVCRTGTTGTAGQLAACSSSGRYKTNIESIDSATALIDRLRPVTFEWIETGEEDLGLVAEEVAAIEPRLAIYNADGQVEGVKYRQLGALLIRALQEQRQETEQLHGEVRLLTQQLEQSEGLLRQNQELAQRLERLEAALLGEQVLVSRD; from the coding sequence ATGTTCAACTCAAAACGCTCTTTCGATCATCATGGCCACCGCATGCCAGGCGCGCGCCACCTCCTGGTCTGTCTGGTGGCTCTTTGCCTGGCGCTGCCGATCCAGGCCGGCCTGCCGGCCAACGAGACCCTCAACTATCAGGGACGTCTGCTCGACAACGGCGCGCCCTTCACCGGCAGCGTCGACATGAACTTCGAGATCTGGACGCAGCAGACCGGCGGCACCATGGTCTCGTCCCAATCGGTGACCGGCGTCGCCGTTGCGAACGGCCTGTTTCAGGTCGAGCTGCTGTTCGGCACCGTCCCCTGGGGCGATGGCCTGTGGCTGGAAGTGGAAGCCGATGGAATCACCTTGACGCCGCGCCAGCGCGTGGCCGCTGCACCGCTCGCCCTGCATGCGCTGAACGGGGGCGGATTCTGGGAACTGGACGGTGGCATCCTGAGCTACGACGACACGGTAGCGATCAACTCCAACGCCACGGAGGCACTGATTGTCGACGGCGGCGTGGTCGGCATTTCCGCCACCGCCGACGGCAACGCCGTCTTCGGGCAGACGGCCAACGGTATCGCGGTCCAGGGCGTGGCCACGGGGACGGCGGCACAGAATTACGGGCTCTACGGCACCTCGTTCAGTGACGCCGGTTTCGGGGTCTATGCCACCAACATCGACCCCCTTGGCACGGCGATGCGCGCCGAGGGCTTCGTCGGACTGAACGCCGAAGCCGACTCCACGGGCGTCTTCGCCCGCGGAGACGACAATGGCGTCTACGGAGAATCCCCCAATGTCGGCCTGTTCGGCGCGGCCTCCAACGCCAATGGCTACGGCGGCTATTTCGCCGGCGTGCCGGGCAGCAAGAGCTACTTCGCCCATCCGGTCGGCATCGACGTGCTCACACCCGGCGCCATGCTGGAAATCAACGGCCCCGGCGTCAACGGCAACGGTCGGGCGCTGCGAATCAGCGTCAACGACGACGAGAAGCTGATCGTCGGCGCTCTGGGCACGTCGATCTACGACCCGGTCTTTCTCGACGGCACCCTGACGATCACGACCTTCGCCACCGGTGGCGGCATCGATGTCTGTCGCACCGGCACGACGGGCACGGCCGGCCAGCTGGCGGCCTGCTCGTCGAGCGGGCGCTACAAGACCAATATCGAATCCATCGACAGCGCCACCGCCCTGATCGACCGCCTGCGCCCCGTCACCTTCGAATGGATCGAAACGGGGGAGGAAGACCTGGGCCTGGTGGCCGAGGAAGTCGCTGCCATCGAGCCCCGCCTGGCGATCTACAACGCCGACGGTCAGGTCGAAGGCGTCAAGTACCGCCAGCTCGGCGCCCTGCTGATCCGCGCCCTGCAGGAACAGCGCCAGGAGACCGAGCAGCTGCACGGGGAGGTCCGACTCCTGACCCAGCAGCTGGAACAGTCCGAGGGCCTGCTGCGCCAGAACCAGGAACTGGCGCAGCGCCTCGAACGTCTCGAAGCGGCACTGCTCGGCGAGCAGGTACTGGTCAGCCGGGACTGA